The following nucleotide sequence is from Cercospora beticola chromosome 2, complete sequence.
GACGCTACGCCCGGACAACGGGTCGCTTGATGCTCAAGACCATAGGGCGGGGACTTGTCGTCCAGTCCAAGTAATCAGAAGCCCGCCGTTATCAGCATTGGATCCACGACAAGCATATGGAGATGGCGGAGGGTAGCAAAAAGTGAGCGGATCGGATATTGCGGGCACTTTGATTGGACCGGCAACGGAGGCCGGGGCGTGGCATTGTCAGTTGATCGTGAGACAGCGGTACGAGGATGCAAATGTTAGGTAACAAGTATATAACGCGTCGAATAACATTTTGCGGTGACCGAGCGAAACTGCCTTCTCTTGCTGCCAACTGCTGGTCGTTGTCGTGCTCGCGGCGGGTTTGTGTCACAACACTTCCGGCTACCGGCGGGTGAACTGATAAGAGATAAAACGCGTGCCTCTCGGCGATCGACGTGCGACTAAGAGCTGGTTGAATCAAGCTCCCCGAACTCTCTGCAACTTTTTCCAAGACacgcggcggaggaggatttCGTGCTGCATACACGACTTTTGAGGGGACTTCCGAGGGGCTTGCCATTGTTTGCACAGCTTTGTTGCTCGTGGTACAGCTTGCGGACATTTCCCCAGCCTTCCCCACCACGACTGCGATTGTTGAGCTCGACAGAAAATCGGTctgccagcagcaggcggaTTTCCAGTGAGGAGAAGCAGCATGGCGACAACCGCTCTGCGCCTGCGGGCACAGTGGCTCGCCACCAGACGTCCACTGTCTGCGCAATGCCTTTATCGACCGACGAACCGATTGTGCACCGTTCGAGCGTACCACTCCTCGCCAGCAGATGCGGAATCTGCTCGCACTCGATCGCGGGGCTTCTACTCGAGTGCGCAGACGACAAATGGCGATCTGGAGGTCAAGAGCCATGACTCTTCCATTTTCGCACCTCTCGATACCTTTCCACGCCGCCACATCGGGCCGACCGCTTCCACGACGGAGGAGATGCTCCAAGCTCTCGACCCTCCAGTGAAGAGCTTGGATGAGTTTGTCAAGCAGGTTCTCCCAGAGTCCATCCTGACGAGCAAAGACCTCAATGTCGAGGGACCAGTTCCCGAGTCGGGCTCTGTGCCCACGACTGAGGGCGGCTATTCGGAGAGCCAGCTGTTGGCCCGCCTGAAGCAAATCGCGAGCGAGAACAAAGTGTACAAGTCGTACATTGGATGCGGATATGCGGGAACCCGCGTGCCTGAAGTGATCAAGCGTAACATCCTGGAGAACCCAGCATGGTACACCAGCTACACTCCATACCAGCCGGAGATCAGCCAGGGTAGGCTGGAGTCGCTGTTGAACTTCCAGACCATGGTGACAGATTTGACTGGATTGGCCATTGCAAATGCATCTCTGCTTGACGAGCCGACAGCCGCCGCTGAGGCAATGACGTTGGCTATGAACTCGCTGCCAGCATCGCGCCtcaagaagatggagaagaaggtgtGGTTGGTTTCTCACCTCGCCCACCCGCAGACCATTGCCGTTCTTGAGAGCAGAGCACAAGGGTTTGGTATCACCATCGAGGTGGCGGACATCCTTGCAAACGACTCTAAGCGTGTCGATGAGCTTGGCGACAGCCTGCTCGGTGTTCAGGCACAATATCCAGACACACTGGGAGGCGTCGAAGACTACAGAGCTCTCGCAGACAAAGTGCACAAATACCAGGGCACTTTTGCAGTCGGCACTGATCTGCTCGCCCTGACGCTTCTCACACCACCCGGCGAGTTCGGCGCAGATGTTGCGTTTGGTAATGCTCAGCGATTTGGCGTACCTTTCGGCTTCGGTGGTCCACACGCTGCCTTCTTTGCAGTCAGTGACAAGCACAGCCGAAAGATTCCTGGTCGTCTCATTGGTCTATCGAAGGATCGTCTCGGAAACAATGCCGCCCGTCTCGCACTGCAAACACGCGAGCAGCACATTCGGAGAGAAAAGGCCACCAGTAACGTCTGTACCGCACAAGCACTCTTGGCCAACATGAGTGCAATGTACGCCATCTATCACGGTCCTGAAGGtctgaagaagatcgccgAGAAAGTTGCAAAGATGACACAGGTACTTGCAAAGGGTCTGCAGAGCGGAGGCCTGGAGGTCCGCCAGCCAGTCGCATTCGACACAGTCGTCGTGAAGAAGCATGATGCCCCAGGCTTTGCGGCCAAGAGCGTGGCCAACTTCTTGACCAACTTCCGCGTTATCGACAACGACCACATCGGTATCACCATTGATGAGACTGTTGGCAAGAAGCAAATCGATGAAATCTTCAAGGCTTTCACCACTGATCCTATCGATGTCGAGGCCCTTGCTCGAGGAGTTGAGGCAAACTCTCAGGTTCCTGAATCGCTAAGACGAACTTCTGAGTTCTTGACACACCCGGTCTTCAACTCCTACCACTCTGAGACCGAGATTCTTCGCTACATGCACCACTTGCAATCGAAGGATCTGTCACTCGTGCACTCCATGATTCCACTGGGATCTTGCACAATGAAGCTCAACGCAACGACCGAAATGCTTCCCGTTACCTGGCCCGAATTTGCCACCATTCATCCTTTCGCGCCGAGCGACCAAACCAAGGGCTACCAGACTCTGATCAAGGAACTCGAGGATGATCTTGCTGAGATTACTGGCTTTCACTCCGTGTCGTTGCAACCTAACTCCGGTGCTCAAGGAGAATTTACTGGTCTACGTGTCATCCGCAAGtaccaagagcagcagcctggCAAGAAGCGTGACATTTGCCTGATTCCAGAATCCGCTCATGGTACCAACCCAGCGTCTGCTGCGATGGCCGGAATGCGTGTTGTGACAATCAAGTGCGACACCAAGAAGACGGGCGATCTCGACATTGCAGATCTGAAGGCTAAGTGTGAGAAGTACAGCGAGGAGCTTGGCGCTTTCATGGTCACCTACCCTTCCACATTCGGTGTTTTCGAGCCAAAGGTCAAGGAAGCCTGCGATATTGTGCATCAGCATGGCGGACAGGTCTACATGGATGGAGCGAACATGAACGCTCAAATTGGTCTCTGCTCGCCAGGCGAGATCGGTGCTGATGTGTGCCATTTGAACCTGCACAAGACCTTCTGCATTCCACACGGAGGTGGTGGACCTGGTGTAGGACCAATTGGTGTTGCTGAGCACCTTGCTCCTTTCTTGCCAGGTCATCCTTTGGTTGCCAACGTTGGAGGTGAGAAAGCTATCGCACCAGTCTCCGCTGCACCATGGGGCTCTGCCAGCATTCTGCCAATCTCCTGGGCATATATCAAGATGATGGGTGCCCGAGGACTCACGCATGCGACCAAGATTACATTGCTGAACGCAAACTACATCATGTCGCGTCTGCAGGAGAATGGCGAATACGACATTGCTTTCACCAACGCAAATGGACGCTGTGCACACGAGTTCATCCTCGACACGAGAGGCTTCAAGAAGTCTGCCGGAATCGAAGTTATCGATATCGCCAAGCGTCTGCAGGACTACGGATTCCACTCACCGACCATGTCATGGCCAATCGCCAATACTTTGATGATTGAGCCTACCGAGTCGGAGTCCAAGAGCGAGCTTGATCGCTTCTGCGATGCGTTACTGTCCATTCGTGAGGAGATTCGCGAGATTGAGAATGGCTCACAGCCACGCGAGGGAAATGTGCTCAAGATGGCTCCTCACACTCAGCAAGACTTGATCACGTCTGAGTGGGATCGACCGTACAGCCGAGAGAAGGCGGCTTACCCACTAGCGtggttgaaggagaagaagtt
It contains:
- a CDS encoding uncharacterized protein (BUSCO:EOG09260DBG), translated to MATTALRLRAQWLATRRPLSAQCLYRPTNRLCTVRAYHSSPADAESARTRSRGFYSSAQTTNGDLEVKSHDSSIFAPLDTFPRRHIGPTASTTEEMLQALDPPVKSLDEFVKQVLPESILTSKDLNVEGPVPESGSVPTTEGGYSESQLLARLKQIASENKVYKSYIGCGYAGTRVPEVIKRNILENPAWYTSYTPYQPEISQGRLESLLNFQTMVTDLTGLAIANASLLDEPTAAAEAMTLAMNSLPASRLKKMEKKVWLVSHLAHPQTIAVLESRAQGFGITIEVADILANDSKRVDELGDSLLGVQAQYPDTLGGVEDYRALADKVHKYQGTFAVGTDLLALTLLTPPGEFGADVAFGNAQRFGVPFGFGGPHAAFFAVSDKHSRKIPGRLIGLSKDRLGNNAARLALQTREQHIRREKATSNVCTAQALLANMSAMYAIYHGPEGLKKIAEKVAKMTQVLAKGLQSGGLEVRQPVAFDTVVVKKHDAPGFAAKSVANFLTNFRVIDNDHIGITIDETVGKKQIDEIFKAFTTDPIDVEALARGVEANSQVPESLRRTSEFLTHPVFNSYHSETEILRYMHHLQSKDLSLVHSMIPLGSCTMKLNATTEMLPVTWPEFATIHPFAPSDQTKGYQTLIKELEDDLAEITGFHSVSLQPNSGAQGEFTGLRVIRKYQEQQPGKKRDICLIPESAHGTNPASAAMAGMRVVTIKCDTKKTGDLDIADLKAKCEKYSEELGAFMVTYPSTFGVFEPKVKEACDIVHQHGGQVYMDGANMNAQIGLCSPGEIGADVCHLNLHKTFCIPHGGGGPGVGPIGVAEHLAPFLPGHPLVANVGGEKAIAPVSAAPWGSASILPISWAYIKMMGARGLTHATKITLLNANYIMSRLQENGEYDIAFTNANGRCAHEFILDTRGFKKSAGIEVIDIAKRLQDYGFHSPTMSWPIANTLMIEPTESESKSELDRFCDALLSIREEIREIENGSQPREGNVLKMAPHTQQDLITSEWDRPYSREKAAYPLAWLKEKKFWPSVTRLDDAYGDTNLFCSCAPGGTVEDQPVQST